From the genome of Phaeodactylum tricornutum CCAP 1055/1 chromosome 13, whole genome shotgun sequence, one region includes:
- a CDS encoding predicted protein, with protein sequence MGKRQKREHAGLEASFIGRSKCLKLLQISLKDFRRLCILKGIYPREPLGRTPGNKKGQSYYHIKDVRAIAHEPVLEKFRDFRAYMKKVRRAAGRNEKDEAIRKNALVPTYTIHHLVKERYPRFSDALSDLDDALTLSYLFAALPAEKNIKSKVAGKAKTLVAAWGAYCATTGSISKSFISVKGVYLEATVQGSQIRWVVPHSFTQYMPEDVDYRVMQTFFEFYETLLNFVLFKLFNVIGVRYPFPVKQLGDQVVGTLESMAQEQIKHAIPGGSVDLDDDAIMRKRMFEGLTFFLSREVPRGYLELICLAYGGKVGWEGQDSPISVKDSTITHHIIDRPKLPVSYESLPKSREYVQPQWILDSANFMFLLPIGRYAVGAELPPHLSPWVDDEEEGYKPVYAEEIERLKNGEPARPVDVETEPELAEESPDSTPEDIQAPDEDEEDEGADLESKMDNEDVLKRQQKKRKKEEDEAHELAKTMMSRKASHLYNRMQHGIAQKQAKVDMLSQRRKDLGQS encoded by the exons ATGGGAAAGCGGCAAAAGCGAGAACATGCCGGATTAGAAGCTAGCTTTATCGGGAGAAGCAAGTGCCTTAAGCTGCTACAAATTAGCTTGAAAGACTTTCGGCGTCTCTGCATTTTGAAAGGCATTTACCCTCGTGAACCGCTTGGCCGCACTCCTGGAAACAAAAAGGGACAGTCGTACTACCATATCAAAGACGTCCGTGCTATTGCTCATGAACCGGTTTTAGAAAAATTTCGCGACTTTCGAGCGTATATGAAGAAG GTCCGCCGGGCTGCTggtcgaaacgaaaaagacgaagcGATTCGAAAAAATGCACTGGTTCCTACTTACACAATTCACCATCTCGTCAAAGAAAGATACCCTCGCTTCTCAGATGCTCTTTCTGATCTGGATGATGCACTGACTCTTTCGTACTTATTTGCTGCGTTGCCTGCCGAAAAGAACATCAAATCAAAAGTTGCCGGCAAGGCAAAAACACTGGTAGCTGCATGGGGCGCCTATTGCGCAACTACGGGATCCATCTCCAAGTCCTTTATTTCTGTGAAAGGAGTATATTTGGAGGCGACTGTTCAGGGCTCTCAAATCCGATGGGTGGTCCCACATTCTTTTACTCAATACATGCCAGAGGATGTGGACTACCGTGTTATGCAGACATTTTTTGAGTTCTACGAAACCCTTCTGAATTTTGTGTTGTTCAAATTGTTTAATGTTATTGGAGTGCGGTATCCCTTTCCCGTGAAGCAACTGGGTGACCAAGTTGTAGGCA CTTTAGAAAGCATGGCCCAGGAGCAGATAAAGCACGCTATTCCAGGAGGTTCAGTGGATCTAGATGATGATGCAATCATGAGAAAACGTATGTTTGAAGGTCTTACATTCTTCTTGTCTCGCGAGGTACCCCGAGGATATTTGGAGCTCATCTGTCTAGCGTATGGAGGCAAAGTAGGCTGGGAAGGTCAAGATAGCCCTATTTCTGTAAAGGATTCGACTATCACACACCACATTATCGATCGCCCGAAACTTCCGGTCAGCTACGAGTCATTGCCGAAATCAAGGGAATACGTGCAACCTCAATGGATCCTAGACAGCGCAAACTTTATGTTTCTGTTGCCGATTGGCAGATACGCAGTTGGTGCTGAACTACCACCTCACCTGTCGCCCTGGGTtgacgatgaggaagaaggaTACAAGCCTGTGTATgccgaagaaattgaacgtTTGAAGAACGGTGAACCAGCTCGCCCCGTCGATGTAGAAACGGAGCCCGAGCTTGCGGAAGAATCTCCCGATTCCACTCCAGAGGATATACAAGCACcggacgaagatgaagaggacgaaggGGCGGATCTAGAATCAAAAATGGATAACGAGGATGTACTTAAGCGGCAGCAAAAGAAGCgaaagaaggaagaagatgaagccCATGAACTTgcgaagacgatgatgagcAGAAAGGCCAGTCATCTGTACAATCGAATGCAGCATGGCATCGCGCAGAAGCAGGCTAAAGTGGATATGCTTAGCCAGCGTCGTAAAGATCTAGGACAAAGT
- a CDS encoding predicted protein — MATPDQILAASRYRAGGGALFTSSKCPPGPGLENSCQLPFGFIYTPLSPPDNIQVVPIHDENLPPVICLTCLSYLNLYCDVDETTGVWTCALCGCKNAAPPESFHNGTLSPILISPIVEFRQPIAEAHDRVNTISVVVVMDANLPRAEAQAVGSALQAILPEMADAKTRINLGFIVFSKHVSIYQLNSTGVASADIFSTHEGLTEKHLESRQYLTEIGQDGSLECMWRCLSAVYGVVLDNEEGSEINVSKGKQLSRLEQLKQRKETRMRKELERDDDDPDVVVKSPWVLAKENSASRHPLRCTGEAIQCAIDLVASPSNVDLIESRILVFTNGCPNYGDGSVVYDDRDMTTTARARPTADVVDPLKLSGAVEYFSIIAKAAVEGGIAIDVCCSGASELCLPVFQALVEPSSGYVLPHETFAGPHLKHNMNHFLKETNMTMAACSESQAEKSKSLAPSGCTIDIRMPSFVNPTHLVGPGEILDDFKGLLLNERSAFAAGCKLAARIGMRTNHLPQKDFVDDAVTRLSMGRKDPLSTFSVMLEINNFFQKDAFAFVQCIARFVDRRGQILITRVFSHRISIANDVGEFLDSIDEEVVPVVLGKEAVYRSMYGREIDARNEDETEVATSDELDDLAYDAQKDLDATIHRISVAFRLLGLEQGNRGLDLTEEGGIRTVGSSIDFAFPPELSDALRRLYHLRRGPLLSPGPMRSDDDRAQIRSLFLRLPLEDCLCMCAPSLWRTEVTPECKSDSVEWIAVPPESLALWDKTAIVADCYHSLFIWFGRGVPESFFDSIRQQARTYLLDRSVIRFPMAEIYTVSEGESMDRRFTALLAPSYGDPVDHQVANFPALGQLSPQELESLRCKFRFYDPTSDPSFRTWFWDVASATSSSKEFGLSLCE; from the exons ATGGCAACTCCGGACCAAATATTGGCAGCTTCTCGCTACCGAGCGGGAGGTGGTGCTCTTTTTACGAGTTCCAAGTGCCCGCCGGGTCCAGGCCTTGAAAATAGTTGCCAACTTCCTTTCGGGTTCATCTACACTCCACTTTCTCCTCCCGATAATATTCAAGTCGTGCCTATCCACGACGAAAATCTGCCGCCTGTAATCTGCTTAACGTGCCTTTCGTACTTAAACTTGTACTGTGATGTGGATGAAACAACAGGCGTTTGGACGTGTGCTCTTTGTGGATGCAAGAATGCTGCGCCGCCGGAAAGCTTTCACAACGGAACGCTTTCCCCAATATTGATATCTCCCATTGTAGAGTTTCGGCAGCCCATTGCGGAGGCGCATGATCGTGTGAATACCATTTCGGTGGTGGTTGTGATGGATGCCAATCTTCCACGAGCTGAGGCGCAGGCGGTAGGATCGGCGTTGCAAGCTATCCTTCCCGAAATGGCCGACGCGAAAACACGAATCAACCTTGGATTTATTGTTTTTTCTAAACATGTGTCAATTTACCAACTTAACTCAACCGGTGTTGCTTCCGCTGACATATTTTCAACCCATGAAGGACTCACCGAGAAGCACTTGGAATCAAGACAATACCTCACCGAAATCGGACAGGATGGCAGCCTAGAATGCATGTGGCGATGCCTGTCCGCTGTGTACGGAGTTGTGTTGGATAATGAGGAGGGAAGCGAAATAAACGTTTCCAAGGGAAAGCAACTATCTCGATTGGAACAACTAAAACAACGCAAGGAGACACGAATGCGTAAAGAGCTTGAgagagacgacgacgatccagaTGTTGTAGTCAAGTCGCCTTGGGTGTTGGCGAAGGAAAACAGTGCATCCAGGCACCCTTTGCGGTGTACAGGAGAAGCTATACAGTGTGCCATTGATCTCGTCGCCTCGCCTTCCAATGTCGATTTGATCGAGTCGAGAATTTTGGTCTTTACTAACGGATGTCCCAACTATGGGGATGGCAGTGTCGTTTACGACGATAGAGACATGACAACGACAGCACGAGCCCGTCCAACAGCAGATGTGGTTGATCCTCTCAAGCTGTCCGGGGCGGTGGAGTATTTTAGCATTATCGCAAAGGCAGCCGTGGAAGGGGGTATTGCCATTGATGTATGTTGCTCTGGTGCGTCTGAGCTTTGCCTTCCAGTGTTCCAGGCGTTAGTCGAACCAAGCTCGGGCTATGTTTTGCCTCACGAAACCTTTGCGGGACCGCATCTGAAACACAATATGAACCACTTTCTGAAAGAAACAAATATGACAATGGCAGCGTGTAGCGAAAGTCAGGCGGAAAAGTCGAAAAGCCTAGCGCCTTCTGGCTGTACAATCGATATCCGTATGCCAAG CTTTGTGAATCCCACACACCTGGTTGGTCCGGGTGAGATTCTTGATGACTTCAAAGGTTTGTTGCTGAATGAGCGTTCTGCTTTCGCCGCCGGATGTAAGCTAGCCGCTCGTATCGGAATGAGAACAAATCATTTACCCCAGAAAGATTTTGTTGACGACGCAGTGACCCGACTATCAATGGGAAGAAAAGATCCGTTGTCAACTTTTTCCGTTATGCTTGAGATCAAcaatttcttccagaaaGACGCCTTTGCTTTCGTTCAGTGCATTGCTCGTTTCGTCGACCGCAGAGGACAAATTCTGATAACGAGAGTGTTTTCACATCGAATTTCTATTGCAAACGACGTCGGTGAGTTCTTGGATTCTATTGATGAGGAGGTGGTGCCCGTGGtccttggaaaagaagctgtCTATAGGTCAATGTATGGAAGAGAAATTGACGCCAGAAACGAAGACGAAACAGAAGTTGCAACCTCTGATGAACTCGACGATCTTGCGTATGATGCACAAAAAGATCTTGACGCGACAATTCATCGCATATCCGTTGCTTTTCGCTTGCTTGGACTGGAACAAGGAAATCGTGG ATTGGATCTTACCGAGGAAGGGGGAATTCGCACAGTAGGGTCTTCGATTGATTTCGCGTTTCCCCCCGAGCTTTCGGACGCACTGCGTCGTCTATACCACCTGCGACGTGGTCCTCTGCTGAGCCCCGGCCCGATGCGATCGGATGACGATCGGGCGCAGATCCGATCTCTTTTCCTTCGCTTACCCTTGGAGGATTGTCTGTGCATGTGTGCGCCCTCTTTGTGGCGCACGGAGGTTACTCCAGAGTGCAAGTCTGACTCTGTAGAGTGGATCGCTGTTCCACCCGAATCTCTAGCTTTATGGGACAAA ACGGCTATTGTGGCAGACTGCTATCATAGTCTTTTCATTTGGTTTGGGAGGGGGGTACCAGAGTCTTTCTTTGATTCGATTCGGCAGCAGGCGAGGACATATTTATTGGATCGTTCTGTTATACGCTTTCCGATGGCAGAGATATACACTGTTTCCGAGGGCGAATCCATGGATCGTAGATTCACTGCTCTTCTAGCTCCCTCGTACGGGGATCCTGTCGACCATCAAGTAGCAAATTTTCCGGCGCTTGGTCAGTTGTCACCACAAGAGCTCGAAAGTCTTCGTTGTAAATTCAGATTTTACGACCCTACTTCAGACCCAAGTTTCCGAACGTGGTTCTGGGACGTTGCGAGCGCAACTAGCTCAAGTAAAGAGTTCGGTCTGTCGCTCTGCGAGTAA
- a CDS encoding predicted protein produces MRTIHASFLFVLCLLLVLNSAAFLSRLPNQAYPINADITTYPQNKNEVPGSSAIKKQAKLLPISVQRQRRSVASIQTMGIFGLGLPEIGIILVAVAFVLGPQTLGKLAKSSATLANEYKEELSRVPDEFKKGLEEGETDARARKAKPVKVLPKEERE; encoded by the coding sequence ATGAGGACGATCCACGCAAGCTTCCTTTTCGTGCTTTGCTTGCTTCTGGTTCTCAATTCTGCTGCTTTTTTATCGCGGCTGCCAAATCAAGCGTACCCGATAAATGCTGATATCACGACGTATCCtcaaaacaaaaatgaagTGCCTGGAAGCTCagcaatcaaaaagcaagcaaAATTGCTGCCCATCTCAGTACAGAGACAGCGAAGATCAGTTGCGTCTATACAAACGATGGGTATTTTTGGGCTCGGTCTGCCCGAGATCGGTATTATTTTAGTCGCAGTTGCTTTTGTCCTGGGACCACAGACACTCGGTAAACTTGCTAAGTCTTCCGCTACCTTGGCAAATGAGTACAAAGAAGAGCTAAGTCGAGTTCCCGACGAATTTAAGAAGGGACTGGAGGAAGGTGAGACCGATGCCCGCGCTCGGAAGGCGAAGCCCGTGAAAGTTCTGCCGAAAGAAGAACGAGAGTAG
- a CDS encoding predicted protein, with product MRTTKAFFHLSHYHYHHRIIQATRFQSAATHFIPSKDLKRRHFKSYGDLISKTNELIDLVKNPVRAIAEAGSPITVHDCFHTLEAWMEYAMDEKTIEAPLQAKRLLDTLERNTILRFDSVFVPKASFYEVVMQGFAVCNGGRNAAEHCQHILQNMIFQCRRYSQESRSERRIPPVEPTIKAFNISINCWAKSGADDSGKHSEAVLELMGTWKRECEESSDVSLYVGCLPNGATFASIMDAWAKGDSGLAPHRTLSILKSLIASVRAGDLHVSVLQPRLFNIALHAWARSGLGREAARKCEDILQLMSTLEREYGVNASPNTTTYAVLIDAWANCEKEEKDGEAAQRAESILFKMIQLYRNGHGVKPNKVCFTSCVNAWSWSGRIHDAPEKAERIWRTLDELHKESGGHPDFCPDTEIGNAVLAAWSRAVRKPDSIGRALAFLEKLKLNFTTDLVSYNTVLDALGKRGLSSKSLDLLKWLEVESKDRDLSLQPDVRTYNSVLASIAKDEERRCPKKAEELLQTMQAKSSEGRHTIKPDRVSYTIVIDAWSRSDDPRRVEKAKALFVQLINEFQKGDQNMQPDAYVFTVLMKTCLGVTGSDERKRFALRLLVDTMKLMKSAGFGPPNHVTYATYTKAVERLCDNDELKRKLLIEAFKDCAAGGHVSKKVVFAMRPLGIASIQMKTSWSRNVPNRFKPDTNKWMDWSALTVS from the coding sequence ATGAGGACAACGAAAGCATTCTTCCATCTTTCGCACTATCACTACCACCATCGAATCATCCAAGCAACACGTTTTCAAAGTGCAGCGACACATTTTATTCCTTCGAAAGACCTCAAACGAAGACATTTCAAGTCGTACGGCGATCTTATCTCCAAAACAAATGAATTGATCGATCTGGTGAAAAATCCGGTACGAGCGATCGCTGAAGCCGGGTCGCCGATCACGGTTCATGACTGTTTTCATACGTTGGAAGCGTGGATGGAGTACGCGATGGATGAAAAAACGATAGAAGCCCCGTTACAAGCAAAGCGGCTGCTGGATACGCTGGAAAGGAACACAATTTTAAGGTTCGACTCAGTTTTTGTACCGAAAGCCTCATTTTATGAGGTCGTCATGCAGGGCTTCGCTGTTTGTAACGGCGGACGAAATGCGGCTGAGCACTGTCAACATATCTTGCAGAATATGATTTTTCAGTGCCGACGCTACTCACAAGAGTCGAGGTCGGAAAGACGAATTCCCCCGGTGGAACCCACAATTAAAGCTTTTAATATCAGTATCAATTGTTGGGCGAAAAGTGGAGCGGATGATTCGGGCAAGCACTCTGAAGCGGTTTTAGAGTTGATGGGCACATGGAAAAGAGAATGCGAGGAGAGTAGTGACGTGTCATTGTACGTTGGCTGTCTACCTAATGGAGCTACGTTTGCAAGTATTATGGATGCATGGGCAAAGGGTGACTCAGGCTTGGCACCCCATAGAACATTGTCAATCTTGAAAAGTCTGATTGCCTCGGTACGTGCTGGAGATCTCCATGTATCAGTCCTTCAACCGCGCTTATTTAACATTGCATTACATGCATGGGCACGTAGTGGGTTGGGTCGCGAAGCTGCACGAAAATGTGAAGACATTTTACAACTCATGAGTACACTGGAACGCGAATACGGGGTTAATGCATCTCCAAATACAACAACGTACGCTGTTCTTATAGATGCGTGGGCCAACTGTGAAAAGGAGGAGAAAGATGGTGAAGCCGCACAACGTGCTGAATCTATCCTTTTTAAGATGATTCAGCTGTACCGAAATGGACACGGCGTAAAGCCAAACAAAGTGTGCTTTACTTCGTGTGTAAATGCTTGGTCATGGTCTGGACGTATTCATGATGCACCAGAGAAGGCCGAAAGGATTTGGCGGACGCTTGATGAGCTACACAAGGAATCTGGTGGTCATCCGGACTTCTGCCCTGATACTGAGATCGGGAATGCAGTTTTAGCAGCGTGGTCAAGAGCAGTTCGAAAGCCCGACTCAATCGGTCGGGCGCTCGCGTTCTTGGAAAAGCTGAAGCTAAACTTTACAACTGATCTTGTCAGTTATAACACGGTGCTTGACGCATTGGGGAAGCGTGGTCTATCCTCAAAATCCTTAGATCTTCTGAAGTGGCTCGAAGTAGAATCGAAGGACCGCGATTTGTCTTTACAACCAGATGTTCGAACGTACAACAGTGTGCTCGCATCAATTGCAAAGGATGAGGAACGTAGATGCCCCAAAAAAGCTGAGGAGCTGCTCCAAACTATGCAAGCAAAAAGCAGCGAAGGAAGACATACGATAAAACCTGATCGGGTCTCGTACACAATTGTTATCGACGCATGGTCGCGATCGGACGATCCCAGAAGAgtggaaaaggcaaaggccCTGTTCGTCCAATTAATCAACGAGTTTCAGAAAGGAGATCAGAATATGCAGCCCGACGCTTACGTATTCACAGTTCTCATGAAAACTTGTCTGGGGGTAACTGGATCTGACGAGAGAAAGAGGTTTGCTCTGCGACTTCTAGTCGATACGATGAAGTTGATGAAGTCTGCAGGCTTCGGTCCTCCGAACCATGTCACCTACGCCACCTACACGAAAGCTGTGGAAAGATTATGTGACAATGATGAGCTGAAGAGAAAGCTTCTGATTGAAGCATTCAAAGACTGTGCTGCAGGCGGTCACGTATCTAAGAAGGTTGTATTTGCCATGCGCCCCCTCGGAATTGCTAGCATCCAGATGAAAACAAGCTGGAGCAGAAATGTTCCGAATCGGTTTAAACCAGATACCAACAAATGGATGGATTGGAGtgcactaactgtaagctaa
- a CDS encoding predicted protein, with translation MGLFGLGVPELAVIAIAAAFLLGPQKLAELGKDAGKIAGELKEVPAEFQKGLQEGETKAKSLKDEISVKEDEE, from the coding sequence ATGGGTTTGTTCGGACTTGGTGTCCCGGAACTTGCTGTGATAGCTATCGCGGCTGCCTTTTTGCTTGGACCTCAGAAGTTGGCAGAACTTGGAAAGGATGCTGGAAAGATTGCCGGGGAACTCAAAGAGGTGCCCGCGGAATTTCAAAAAGGCCTACAGGAAGGTgaaacgaaagcaaaaagcCTAAAAGACGAAATTTCTGTgaaggaagacgaagag